In one Pseudomonas hydrolytica genomic region, the following are encoded:
- a CDS encoding DUF6538 domain-containing protein, with the protein MTKPWKHPRSGIFYLRREVPEDIRQIIGKREWKVSLRTRDFATARPRFASELIRCEDIFFAAREQLAGRPRVLASDAPKLADRWAQAVLESWEGKPEDLTDFLIQPLDGDDVTDVQLACDVVDSSSYKARQNAVEGFMKSVLAQHHLPVPDASEPAYRSLVDAFYSRWCDLCRMALARFAGDWREAMELPFAEKPLAVEQKAAESKLSSPRLSEVFRKWADDKRLTDGDTRSTNKTISEFGATVTRFVELYGDLHVPRITRALCQEFKMALSKLPTKGEGIRGLAAPELIAKAEAEGLPTAGLATVKKQLRALSAVLNFAVQRLAAMDEEPISASGMLRSIAKAARRAETRAAEDKHYTRQDLVAIFTSPLFKGQWQPPRSDFGQALYWLPLLMVYTGARREEFPHVVALGWSASCLVRCCSFRMAAIEAGC; encoded by the coding sequence ATGACCAAGCCGTGGAAGCATCCTCGTTCGGGGATTTTTTACCTCCGCCGTGAAGTCCCCGAAGACATCCGTCAGATCATCGGCAAGCGCGAATGGAAGGTCTCACTCAGAACCCGAGACTTCGCCACTGCCCGTCCTCGTTTCGCATCGGAGCTGATCCGTTGCGAGGACATCTTCTTCGCAGCCAGAGAGCAACTCGCTGGCCGTCCACGAGTTCTAGCCTCTGATGCCCCCAAGCTCGCCGATAGGTGGGCGCAAGCTGTGCTTGAGTCATGGGAAGGCAAGCCTGAGGATCTCACCGACTTTCTGATCCAGCCTCTTGATGGTGATGACGTCACCGATGTTCAGCTCGCCTGTGATGTTGTCGATAGCAGCAGCTACAAGGCTCGCCAGAACGCTGTAGAAGGGTTCATGAAGTCGGTGCTGGCTCAGCACCATTTGCCTGTTCCTGATGCCTCTGAGCCCGCCTACAGGTCTCTGGTGGATGCGTTCTACAGCCGCTGGTGCGACCTCTGCAGGATGGCACTGGCGCGATTTGCAGGTGACTGGCGAGAAGCCATGGAGCTTCCGTTCGCTGAGAAACCACTCGCGGTGGAGCAGAAGGCAGCAGAGAGCAAGCTGAGCAGCCCCAGGCTTTCAGAAGTCTTCCGCAAATGGGCGGATGACAAGCGCCTGACCGATGGCGATACCCGCAGCACCAATAAGACCATCTCCGAGTTCGGCGCAACGGTCACGCGCTTCGTTGAGCTATACGGTGACCTTCATGTACCCAGGATCACCCGTGCGCTTTGCCAGGAGTTCAAGATGGCTCTGAGCAAACTGCCGACGAAGGGAGAGGGCATTCGAGGGCTGGCTGCGCCGGAATTGATTGCCAAGGCTGAGGCGGAAGGGTTGCCTACTGCCGGGTTGGCGACGGTGAAAAAGCAACTGCGAGCCCTGTCCGCTGTGCTGAACTTCGCGGTGCAGCGCTTGGCCGCGATGGACGAAGAACCCATCTCTGCATCGGGAATGCTCAGAAGCATCGCCAAGGCAGCGCGAAGAGCTGAAACAAGGGCTGCCGAGGACAAGCACTACACTCGCCAGGATCTGGTCGCCATCTTCACTAGCCCCTTGTTCAAAGGCCAATGGCAGCCGCCACGCTCTGATTTCGGTCAGGCGCTTTACTGGCTGCCGCTGCTCATGGTTTACACGGGAGCCCGTCGAGAGGAGTTCCCTCATGTGGTAGCGCTGGGCTGGTCAGCGAGCTGCTTGGTCAGGTGCTGCTCGTTTCGTATGGCTGCGATTGAAGCCGGTTGCTGA
- a CDS encoding crotonase/enoyl-CoA hydratase family protein yields the protein MSDLISYQLEDGIATLTLSNGKVNAISPDVIAAFNAALDRAEQDRAIVVITGQPGILSGGYDLKVMTSGPQNAINLVAAGSTLARRMLAHPYPIIVACPGHAVAKGAFILLSADYRIGVEGPFNIGLNEVQIGMTMHHVGIELARDRLRKSAFHRSVINGEMFDPAGAVDAGFLDKIVPAEQLLATAQAVAQQMKKINMTAHKNTKLKVRKALLETLDAAIEMDKQHLL from the coding sequence ATGAGCGACCTGATCAGCTACCAACTCGAGGACGGCATCGCCACCCTCACCCTGAGCAACGGCAAGGTCAATGCCATCTCCCCTGACGTGATCGCCGCCTTCAATGCAGCGCTCGATCGTGCGGAGCAGGATCGCGCCATCGTCGTCATCACTGGCCAGCCAGGCATTCTTTCCGGCGGCTATGATCTGAAGGTGATGACCTCCGGCCCGCAGAATGCGATCAACCTGGTGGCTGCCGGTTCTACCCTGGCGCGGCGCATGCTCGCTCACCCCTACCCGATCATCGTCGCCTGCCCGGGTCATGCCGTGGCCAAGGGGGCATTCATCCTGCTGTCCGCCGATTACCGTATCGGCGTGGAAGGCCCGTTCAACATCGGCCTGAACGAAGTGCAGATCGGCATGACCATGCACCATGTCGGCATCGAGCTGGCCCGCGACCGTCTGCGCAAATCCGCCTTCCATCGTTCGGTGATTAATGGCGAGATGTTCGACCCTGCCGGTGCAGTGGATGCCGGCTTCCTCGACAAGATCGTGCCGGCCGAGCAACTGTTGGCCACCGCTCAGGCAGTGGCGCAGCAGATGAAGAAGATCAACATGACCGCGCACAAGAACACCAAGCTGAAGGTGCGCAAGGCGCTGCTGGAAACCCTCGACGCCGCCATCGAGATGGACAAGCAACACCTGCTGTAA
- a CDS encoding CmpA/NrtA family ABC transporter substrate-binding protein produces the protein MTDRDSNKPLDTSRRNFLKQSIALAGAVSGIAALGLSAPASLRSAAWAAGSDAPEKAALTVGFIPLTDCASVVVAATQGFGEKYGLTINPSKEASWAGVRDKLNTGELDAAHVLYGMMYGAQLGLAGPQKDMAVLMGLNQNGQAITLSKQLRDAGVTNGAQLAEHVKKGGNPLTFAQTFPTGTHAMWLYYWLASLGINPMSDVKTIVVPPPQMVANMRVGNMDGFCVGEPWGARAIFDKIGFTATTTQQIWPDHPEKVLGTTRAFIEQYPNAARALIMAILDASRFIEASEENRKSTAKLISGKAYVNAPVQVIEPRFLAQYEDGLGNNWKDEHAMAFCKDGSVNFPYHSDGMWFLTQFKRWGLLKDAPDYAAVAAQINQTALYAEAAGALKLAVPSSPLRSSTLIDGVVWDGSNPAAYADSFAIKA, from the coding sequence ATGACCGATCGTGATTCGAACAAGCCGCTGGACACCAGCCGCCGCAACTTCCTCAAGCAATCCATCGCCCTGGCCGGCGCCGTGAGCGGTATCGCCGCGCTCGGCCTGTCCGCCCCCGCTTCGCTGCGCAGCGCGGCCTGGGCCGCCGGCTCCGACGCACCGGAGAAGGCCGCGCTGACGGTTGGCTTCATTCCACTGACCGATTGCGCCTCGGTGGTGGTAGCCGCGACACAGGGTTTCGGCGAGAAATATGGCCTGACCATCAACCCGAGCAAGGAGGCCTCCTGGGCCGGCGTGCGCGACAAGCTCAACACCGGCGAACTGGACGCTGCCCATGTGCTTTACGGCATGATGTACGGCGCCCAGCTCGGCCTGGCCGGCCCGCAGAAGGACATGGCGGTGCTCATGGGCCTGAACCAGAACGGCCAGGCCATCACGCTTTCCAAACAGTTGCGCGACGCCGGTGTGACCAACGGCGCGCAACTGGCCGAGCACGTGAAGAAAGGCGGCAACCCGCTGACCTTCGCCCAGACCTTCCCCACCGGCACCCACGCCATGTGGCTGTACTACTGGCTCGCCAGCCTGGGCATCAACCCCATGAGCGACGTGAAGACCATCGTCGTGCCACCACCGCAGATGGTCGCCAACATGCGCGTCGGCAACATGGACGGCTTCTGCGTCGGCGAACCCTGGGGCGCGCGGGCGATCTTCGACAAAATCGGCTTCACCGCCACCACCACCCAGCAGATCTGGCCGGACCACCCGGAGAAGGTGCTCGGCACCACCCGCGCCTTTATCGAGCAGTATCCCAACGCAGCGCGCGCGCTGATCATGGCCATTCTCGACGCCAGCCGCTTCATCGAGGCCAGCGAGGAGAACCGCAAGAGCACCGCCAAGCTGATTTCCGGCAAGGCCTACGTCAACGCCCCGGTGCAGGTGATCGAGCCACGCTTCCTTGCGCAGTATGAAGATGGCCTGGGCAACAACTGGAAGGACGAGCACGCCATGGCCTTCTGCAAGGACGGCAGCGTCAACTTCCCCTATCACTCCGACGGCATGTGGTTCCTCACCCAGTTCAAGCGCTGGGGCCTGCTCAAGGACGCACCGGATTACGCCGCCGTGGCTGCGCAGATCAACCAGACCGCGCTCTACGCTGAGGCCGCCGGCGCGCTGAAACTGGCGGTGCCAAGCAGCCCGTTGCGCAGCAGCACACTGATCGACGGTGTGGTCTGGGACGGCAGCAACCCGGCCGCCTATGCCGATTCCTTCGCCATCAAAGCCTGA
- the ntrB gene encoding nitrate ABC transporter permease has translation MNAPLKTPLPPVAKPRASLATRLPDAQTLATLFKAGIAPLLGILAFIGFWSLLAQYSEGLPGPLSTWQAALVLFADPFYDNGPNDMGIGWNILNSLGRVGVGFGLAALVGIPLGFAIGRFAFLAGMLAPIISLLRPVSPLAWLPIGLLVFEAAGPASIWVIFISSIWPIILNTAAGVASVPQDYLNVARVLKLSEFKVLTRILFPAVLPHLMTGIRLAIGVAWLVIVAAEMLTGGIGLGFWVWDEWNNLNVEHILIAIIIVGLVGLALEQTLLLIARRFDYAS, from the coding sequence ATGAATGCGCCCCTGAAAACGCCATTACCCCCAGTCGCCAAGCCGCGCGCAAGCCTTGCGACGCGGCTACCCGACGCGCAAACCCTCGCCACGCTGTTCAAGGCCGGCATCGCTCCGCTGCTGGGTATCCTCGCCTTCATCGGCTTCTGGTCGCTGCTGGCGCAGTACAGCGAGGGCCTGCCCGGGCCTTTGAGCACCTGGCAGGCCGCCCTGGTGCTGTTCGCCGACCCTTTCTACGACAACGGCCCCAACGACATGGGCATCGGCTGGAACATCCTCAACTCGCTTGGCCGCGTCGGCGTCGGCTTCGGCCTCGCCGCGCTGGTGGGCATTCCCCTGGGCTTCGCCATCGGCCGCTTCGCCTTCCTGGCCGGCATGCTGGCGCCGATCATCAGCCTGTTGCGTCCGGTCTCGCCGCTGGCCTGGCTGCCGATCGGCCTCTTGGTATTCGAGGCGGCCGGCCCGGCGTCGATCTGGGTGATTTTCATCAGCTCGATCTGGCCGATCATCCTCAACACCGCCGCCGGCGTGGCCAGTGTGCCGCAGGACTACCTGAACGTGGCCCGTGTGCTCAAGCTGTCGGAGTTCAAGGTGCTGACGCGCATCCTGTTTCCCGCCGTGCTGCCGCACCTGATGACCGGCATCCGCCTGGCCATCGGCGTGGCCTGGCTGGTGATCGTGGCCGCAGAGATGCTCACCGGTGGCATCGGCCTGGGTTTCTGGGTGTGGGACGAGTGGAACAACCTCAACGTCGAGCACATTCTCATCGCCATCATCATCGTCGGCCTGGTGGGCCTGGCGCTGGAGCAGACGCTGCTGCTGATCGCCAGGCGTTTCGACTACGCGAGCTGA
- a CDS encoding ABC transporter ATP-binding protein, translating to MDKFVELTAVSKHFDTKKGRFQALADVNLSIARGEFVALIGHSGCGKSTVLNLIAGLLEANEGGLICNGREIDGPGPERAVVFQNHSLLPWMTCFGNVHLAVEKVFGARENKAQLKARTEQALNMVGLSHAMHKHPNEISGGMKQRVGIARALAMEPKVLLMDEPFGALDALTRAHLQDELLRIVGQTQSTVVMVTHDVDEAVLLSDRIVMMTNGPAATVGEILAVDLPRPRDRLALANDPQYHAYRTAVLEFLYQRQQRPAA from the coding sequence ATGGACAAGTTCGTGGAGCTGACCGCCGTCAGCAAGCACTTCGACACCAAGAAAGGCCGCTTCCAGGCGCTGGCAGACGTCAATCTGAGCATCGCCCGCGGCGAGTTCGTGGCGCTGATCGGCCATTCCGGCTGCGGCAAATCCACCGTGCTCAACCTGATCGCCGGCCTGCTCGAGGCCAACGAAGGCGGCCTGATCTGCAACGGCCGCGAGATCGACGGGCCCGGCCCGGAGCGCGCCGTGGTGTTCCAGAACCACAGCCTGCTGCCCTGGATGACCTGCTTCGGCAACGTCCACCTGGCCGTGGAGAAGGTCTTCGGCGCGCGCGAAAACAAGGCCCAGCTCAAGGCCCGCACCGAGCAGGCGCTGAACATGGTCGGCCTCAGTCATGCCATGCACAAGCACCCCAACGAGATCTCCGGCGGCATGAAGCAGCGCGTCGGCATCGCCCGCGCCCTGGCCATGGAGCCCAAGGTGCTGCTGATGGACGAGCCGTTCGGCGCCCTCGATGCCCTGACCCGCGCGCACCTGCAGGACGAGCTACTGCGCATCGTCGGGCAGACCCAGAGCACCGTGGTGATGGTCACCCATGACGTTGACGAAGCCGTGCTGCTGTCCGATCGCATCGTGATGATGACCAACGGTCCGGCGGCCACCGTCGGCGAAATTCTCGCCGTCGACCTGCCGCGCCCGCGCGACCGCCTGGCACTGGCCAACGACCCGCAGTATCACGCCTACCGCACCGCGGTGCTGGAGTTCCTCTACCAGCGTCAGCAGCGACCGGCCGCCTGA
- a CDS encoding polysaccharide lyase family 7 protein — MLDLTTWNLSVPTDPAPTTISTTRLNNGYQSGYFRRNADGSVTFWAPVTGSPTADAKYPRSELRETQSDGSLSNWQHGSSDSYLSAVLTVDSVPSKNKVVIGQIHSKDEPGSENDPLIKLQYHYRNGIGRLELLLREKPGDHQVQNILLAENVQLGERFGYDLRLTPTGKLGVAVVSKDDDKGSLYRQLHPSWAKQQLYFKAGAYIQDNEGPSKEGGRVTFYHLNTAHR; from the coding sequence GTGCTCGATCTCACCACCTGGAACCTGTCCGTCCCCACCGACCCAGCCCCGACCACCATCAGCACCACGAGGCTCAACAACGGCTATCAGAGCGGCTATTTCCGCCGCAACGCAGATGGCAGCGTGACCTTCTGGGCACCGGTGACCGGCTCGCCCACCGCCGATGCCAAGTACCCTCGCAGCGAGCTGCGCGAGACGCAGAGCGACGGCAGCCTGAGCAACTGGCAACACGGCAGCAGCGACAGCTACCTCAGCGCAGTGCTGACAGTCGACAGCGTGCCCAGCAAGAACAAGGTGGTGATCGGCCAGATTCACAGCAAGGACGAGCCCGGCAGCGAAAACGACCCGCTGATCAAGTTGCAGTACCACTATCGCAACGGTATCGGCCGCCTGGAGTTGCTGCTGCGCGAGAAACCCGGCGATCACCAGGTGCAGAACATCCTGCTGGCGGAAAACGTGCAGCTGGGCGAACGCTTCGGCTACGACCTGCGCCTGACGCCTACCGGCAAGCTGGGCGTGGCCGTGGTCAGCAAGGACGACGACAAGGGCTCGCTGTACCGCCAGCTCCATCCCTCCTGGGCGAAGCAGCAGCTGTACTTCAAGGCCGGGGCCTACATCCAGGACAACGAAGGCCCCAGCAAGGAAGGCGGCCGAGTGACCTTCTATCACCTCAACACCGCACACCGCTGA
- a CDS encoding sulfatase-like hydrolase/transferase — protein MPSHPSTRRADSLYWFFTWLAVAGHLSRAFDPPASLALGLYQLVLLGSYALLFIAPLWLLGQLGSRLHRGLGLTLSVLLAGLLQLLIYADGLLWQLYGFHLNGFVWNILTTPGGIAALGSSESTQSGFALIAAALLLGQALLRLLASALARWQPRLPAPRWLWVLPLFLLATLGERVSYGVSHFYGYSPLLETAQRMPFYQPLTMRRFLEQQLGLQRPQRLELENVALKGQLKYPQAPLRLTRPDKPLNLVWLVAESWRADSLNPRVMPQTDAFAARALRFDSHFSGGNGTRIGMFSQFYGLPANLWFSVLDARIGSPLIDVLQQQDYQMRLFTSAKFSYPEFDKTLFVKVPPAQMQSYDRGPSWQRDRKNVDDLLQFIDQRDRAKPFMTFMFFESPHANYDFPPESVIEPDYLPDFSYASMDLERDIDGIYKRYLNAVHHLDGQIARVVDHLEQRGLLDDTLIVITGDHGEEFMDNGRWGHNSTFVDAQLRVPLVLWVPGREAQRTKLRTSHVDLLPTLLPLLGVNNPAHDYSIGQSLFSPSSPRLLVAGDWDRLAFLGERHKVVLPFTSGSFTALQASRADDRRLANAASVLQQALPQIRSELQGFRRFLAH, from the coding sequence GTGCCCAGCCATCCATCGACGCGCCGCGCCGACTCGCTGTACTGGTTCTTCACCTGGCTCGCCGTCGCCGGGCATCTGTCCCGCGCCTTCGACCCGCCGGCGAGCCTCGCCCTGGGGCTGTACCAGCTGGTGTTGCTCGGTAGCTACGCGCTGCTGTTCATCGCTCCTCTGTGGTTGCTGGGCCAGCTTGGCAGCCGGCTGCACCGCGGTCTCGGCCTGACGCTGTCGGTGCTGCTGGCGGGTCTGCTGCAGTTGCTGATCTACGCCGACGGACTGCTTTGGCAGCTGTATGGCTTTCACCTCAACGGTTTCGTCTGGAACATCCTCACCACGCCGGGCGGTATCGCGGCCCTGGGCTCCTCCGAATCGACGCAGAGCGGCTTCGCCCTGATCGCCGCCGCGCTGTTGCTGGGCCAGGCGCTGCTGCGCCTGCTGGCCAGTGCGCTGGCCAGATGGCAACCGCGGCTACCCGCGCCGCGCTGGCTGTGGGTGCTGCCGCTGTTTCTCCTGGCCACGCTGGGCGAGCGCGTCAGCTACGGCGTCAGCCACTTCTACGGCTACAGCCCCCTGCTCGAGACCGCTCAGCGCATGCCCTTCTATCAGCCGCTGACCATGCGCCGCTTCCTCGAGCAACAGCTCGGCCTGCAGCGACCGCAGCGTCTGGAGCTGGAAAACGTCGCACTCAAGGGCCAGCTCAAGTATCCGCAGGCGCCGCTGCGTCTGACGCGCCCGGACAAACCGCTGAACCTGGTGTGGCTGGTGGCCGAATCCTGGCGTGCCGACAGCCTCAACCCACGGGTGATGCCGCAGACCGACGCCTTCGCGGCGCGCGCGCTGCGCTTCGACAGTCATTTCTCCGGTGGCAACGGCACCCGTATCGGCATGTTCAGCCAGTTCTACGGCCTGCCGGCCAACCTCTGGTTTTCGGTACTGGATGCGCGCATCGGCAGCCCGCTCATCGACGTGCTGCAACAGCAGGACTACCAGATGCGCCTGTTCACCAGCGCCAAGTTCAGCTATCCGGAGTTCGACAAGACCCTGTTCGTCAAGGTGCCACCGGCGCAGATGCAATCCTATGACCGCGGGCCGAGCTGGCAGCGCGACCGCAAGAACGTCGACGACCTGCTGCAGTTCATCGACCAGCGCGACCGTGCGAAGCCCTTCATGACCTTCATGTTCTTCGAGTCGCCGCACGCCAACTACGACTTCCCGCCCGAGTCGGTGATCGAGCCGGATTACCTCCCGGACTTCAGCTACGCCAGCATGGACCTAGAGCGCGACATCGACGGCATCTACAAGCGCTACCTGAACGCCGTGCACCACCTTGACGGGCAGATCGCCCGGGTCGTCGACCATCTCGAACAGCGCGGGCTGCTGGACGACACGCTGATCGTGATCACCGGCGATCATGGCGAAGAGTTCATGGACAACGGCCGCTGGGGCCACAACTCCACCTTCGTCGATGCCCAGCTGCGCGTGCCGCTGGTGCTCTGGGTGCCGGGCCGCGAGGCGCAGCGCACCAAGCTGCGCACCAGCCATGTCGACCTGCTGCCAACCCTGCTGCCGCTGCTGGGAGTGAACAACCCGGCGCATGACTACAGCATCGGCCAGAGCCTGTTCAGCCCCAGTTCGCCGCGGCTGCTGGTGGCTGGCGACTGGGACCGCCTGGCCTTCCTCGGCGAACGGCACAAGGTGGTGCTGCCGTTCACCAGCGGCAGTTTCACCGCCCTGCAGGCCAGCCGAGCCGATGATCGGCGCCTGGCGAACGCCGCCAGCGTGCTGCAACAGGCCCTGCCACAGATCCGCAGCGAGCTGCAGGGCTTCAGGCGCTTCCTCGCGCACTGA
- a CDS encoding thioesterase family protein, whose amino-acid sequence MARLTLEFPEDQYCYSTQLTVRVTDINGANHLGNDSMISMISEARARFLYEFGIRETDEDGTGIIVTDLATTYRAEAHARDQLLFEVGVMDFNRYGGDITFRITRPADGTLVAMAKSGFVFFDYRQSKVVPMPDAFSAKFPKVNRLD is encoded by the coding sequence ATGGCCCGCCTGACCCTAGAATTTCCCGAAGACCAGTACTGCTACAGCACCCAGCTCACCGTGCGGGTCACCGACATCAACGGTGCCAACCACCTGGGCAACGACTCGATGATTTCGATGATCTCCGAAGCCAGGGCGCGCTTTCTCTACGAGTTCGGCATTCGCGAGACCGACGAGGACGGCACCGGCATCATCGTCACCGATCTGGCCACCACCTACCGAGCCGAAGCCCATGCCCGCGACCAGTTGCTGTTCGAGGTCGGGGTGATGGACTTCAACCGCTATGGCGGCGATATCACCTTCCGCATCACCCGCCCGGCCGACGGCACACTGGTGGCCATGGCCAAGTCCGGCTTCGTGTTCTTCGATTACCGCCAGTCGAAGGTGGTGCCGATGCCGGACGCCTTCAGTGCCAAGTTCCCCAAGGTCAATCGGCTCGACTGA
- a CDS encoding nitrate/nitrite transporter: MNTSFWKAGHAPTLFAAFLYFDLSFMVWYLLGPLAVQIATDLELNAQQRGLMVATPILAGAVLRLLMGFLCDRLSPKTAGLLGQVVVIIALFCAWQIGIGSYEQALLLGLFLGFAGAAFAVALPLASQWYPPQHQGKAMGIAGAGNSGTVLAALFAPGLAALSGWQNVFGWALIPLLATLVIFALVARNAPERPKPKAFGDYLKALGDRDSWWFMFFYSVTFGGFIGLASALPGYFSDQYGLNPVTAGYYTAACVCAGSLLRPLGGALADRIGGIRTLLMMYTIASLCIAAVGFNLPSSTAALALFVAAMLGLGAGNGAVFQLVPQRFRREIGVMTGLIGMAGGIGGFFLAAGLGTIKQHTGDYQLGLWLFASLGVLAWIGLHGVKQRWRTTWGSAAVTAARV; the protein is encoded by the coding sequence ATGAATACAAGTTTCTGGAAAGCCGGCCACGCCCCCACCCTGTTCGCCGCTTTCCTCTATTTCGACCTGAGCTTCATGGTCTGGTACCTGCTCGGCCCGCTGGCGGTGCAAATCGCCACCGACCTCGAACTCAACGCCCAGCAACGCGGCCTGATGGTAGCCACGCCAATTCTCGCCGGCGCCGTGCTGCGCCTGCTGATGGGCTTTCTCTGCGACCGCCTGTCGCCGAAGACCGCCGGCCTGCTCGGCCAGGTGGTGGTGATCATCGCGCTGTTCTGCGCCTGGCAGATCGGCATCGGCAGCTACGAGCAGGCGCTGCTGCTCGGCCTGTTCCTCGGTTTCGCCGGCGCTGCCTTCGCCGTGGCCCTGCCGCTGGCTTCGCAGTGGTACCCACCGCAGCACCAGGGCAAGGCCATGGGCATCGCCGGCGCAGGCAACTCCGGCACCGTCCTGGCGGCCCTGTTCGCCCCGGGTCTGGCGGCGCTGTCCGGCTGGCAGAACGTGTTCGGCTGGGCGCTGATCCCGCTGCTGGCGACCCTGGTGATCTTCGCCCTGGTGGCCAGGAACGCGCCGGAGCGGCCCAAACCCAAAGCCTTCGGCGACTACCTCAAGGCCCTCGGCGACCGCGACAGCTGGTGGTTCATGTTCTTCTACAGCGTCACCTTCGGCGGCTTCATCGGCCTGGCCAGCGCCCTGCCCGGCTACTTCAGCGACCAGTACGGGCTGAACCCGGTGACCGCCGGCTACTACACCGCCGCCTGCGTCTGCGCCGGCAGCCTGCTGCGCCCGCTCGGCGGCGCCCTGGCCGACCGCATCGGCGGCATCCGCACGTTGCTGATGATGTACACCATCGCCTCGCTGTGCATCGCCGCGGTGGGCTTCAACCTGCCCAGCTCGACCGCTGCCCTGGCCCTGTTCGTCGCCGCCATGCTCGGCCTCGGCGCCGGTAACGGCGCCGTGTTCCAGCTGGTGCCGCAGCGCTTTCGCAGGGAAATCGGCGTGATGACCGGGCTGATCGGCATGGCCGGCGGCATCGGCGGCTTCTTCCTCGCCGCCGGCCTCGGCACCATCAAGCAGCACACTGGCGATTACCAGCTGGGCCTGTGGCTGTTCGCCAGCCTCGGTGTGCTGGCCTGGATCGGCCTGCACGGGGTCAAGCAGCGCTGGCGCACCACCTGGGGCAGCGCCGCGGTCACCGCCGCGCGGGTGTGA